Genomic window (Paenibacillus sp. PK3_47):
TAGCTTGAAGCACAAACACCTCAGCTCTGCGAACCTCATCAGCCGTAAGATTACCAGGGGCTTTTGCTATGATCTGGTCAACATAAGTTTTGCTTTCCGGACTTTTATGCATGAAGTACCAGGCAACCGCCGGATTGTAAGCCAGTGCAATTCCCAGGTTATCCGCAAACTCCGCCCACCCGCGGTAATCACGGCAAATCATTTCAATAATCCAGCGGTCCAGCAGAAGAAAGCTGTTCATCGAAAACTCCTCCGCATGGATCCAGTTATAACTCATAGACAGCTCCCTTTTCCAATAAAATGTTGGCGTACTGCATTCGCTACATCCAATATTTTACACAGTAAAGATCTGTGCCATCAAGGGAGAGCATGATTATAAAAGGTCTATGCCGTATAGCAGTTTCACTGTCTCCTCAGCCATTCTTGTTCCAACATGCTCATTTCCCACAGATTCCAGTACTCACTGCCAACTTTACGCGCTTCGCGCAGGAAACCGTCTTTTACAAACCCGGCTTTCTCATAACAGGCCAGCGCTCCATGATTAAAATCAAATACACCGAGGCTCACTCTGTGCAGTTTCAGCTCTCCGAATGCAATGTTCAGAAGCTTCTGCACCATCTGCTGCCCGATGCCCTGTCCCTGCAGGTCTCTGCGCCCGACGATCACCTTACCTATTCTTCCGGAATTATTAACAGGATCAACCGTTAAATTGATATGGCCAATGACCTCATCATTCTCTTCATATACCACCCGGTAGATAAGCGCATTACTGCGGATGTAATTCTCCAGCTGCTCTTCTGTTAAAGGGTAGTTAAATGTTCTCCCGCCCCACTGTACCATGAATTCCGGCGACTCGATCCAGCCAATCAGCTGCATAAAGTCTTGACGTTCAAACTGCTCCATTCTGATCACAGGCATCTCCCCTTTCTCAATGGTATTGTCCGGAAACATGGACATCGTTATCCTGCAGCATTTTGGCAAGCACCACAATCTGACCGGCATGATATCCATAGTGCGCTGCTACCTGAACCAGCAGGCGGCCAATCACCCGGGTGTCACAGGTTTCACCTTCACTGGCATTACTCCGGTGCATCCGGTTCCAGTCTTCGCGCTCAAAGCGGATAATGACCTCCCTGGACAAATCCTCTTCCGTCAAAGCAGATAAAATCTCTTCCGATTGAGACCGGGTAGCCCGGAGCAGGCGGATTAATTCTTCTTTTGACATTCCCCCCTCAGCCGTAAATTCGCGGGTACGCTCCCGGACGAAAGGCCTGTTCCCTATGGCGCTGACCACATTCTGATATTCGTTACCTGCCAGATGCAGACAAAGATTACCGATGCTGTTCATGGAAGTCTTTGTTCTGTTCCAAACCAGATCCTCATTTAAAAGATTCAAGCTTCTCTCCATCCGCTCAAGCTGCTTATTCATATCTTCCAACACGTACGTGATCAGTGGAATCAACTAAATCCCTCCTTTTAGTCACATCATAATGAAGCTGTACATGTACGTAAAATGAAAGTTCACCATATCTCCCATGAAGAAAAGCTCATGTCTCCCCAAACAGCTCTACTCTTTCCACGTAACCTGCCATCCGTAGGACTGGAGGCTAAAATAGGTTTTGAACTCGGCGACTACTGCGTGTGCCTCTTCCTCCGAGGCGGCTCCAAATATCGTAATGCCTTTTAGATTACACCCGGAAATCTGCTCCAATCCGCTATACCTTGCTGCATCTACCCCAATCTCCCGGAGAGCCGCACTATCTCTGAATATGGACAAATCGCCGGCCGGATACGTAAACTCCACCAATTTGCGCAGTTCGCCTGCGACCGCCAGATGGGATTCATCCCGTGCCCGCTCGTCTGTGCTGAAAGTGGTAAGATGTTTTAGATTTTTTAAAAAGGCCAGGTCAGGTATTGTCACTCTCTTGAGTTCGAGTTTCTTTAGCTTCTTAAGGTCAGCAATATAGCCCAGATCGCCGGCTTCCACTTCTTCCATGCTTAACTCCGTCAGATTCACCAAGGTTCCTATCGTATGGCTGTCCAAGGCGTCAACCCGGTTAAGCCTGAGAGATTTTAATTTCGGGATCTCCTTAAGTTTGGACAAATCGTTTAATGAAAGGCCCGTTAAGGTAAGTTCCCTTAAATTCTCCAAGTACGGCAAGTACTGTACATCCAGATTCTTTAAAGGACTTTCCCCCTATTACAAGCTTTGTTAAAGAAGGCAGCTGTTTGAATACATCGTAATTTATAATTTCAGCGGCATGGATAATAAGCTCCTTGAGATTGGGCATGCGGGTTAAAAAATCCAGCGAAACTGCCCCGTATTTCCCCGCTGCATCAGCCTTGATAAAGACCATCCTCTGTTTGCTCAATGCTGCGGCAGAAATATAACCGCCATCCATCTCCTCTGCAAAATACGCTGCCCAAAATCCGCTGACTGGGATGAGGCTGTTGGTTTCATTGTCACTTTGGGTCAATGCCGCCACGTCGTCGAACAGATGTCCATGCCTGCGTTCAATCAGCATCACCTCTTCCCCGTCTGTAACCCGAATCTCGCCATTCCTGAAGCCCGATTCAATGAATCCAAAGAACTGCTCCAGGCTGTCTGCAAGCACATAGGAAATATCTGAATTGCGGTCCAACGTGATGATCTGGCCATAGCTCCCCTTTGCTGCCGGTTCCAGGTCCATAACCAGAAATGATCCGCCTCCGTCTTCAGCAAACGGGACCCATCCTTTTCTATACTCCCCTTCTTTGACTGCATCCGCTCTGCCGGAAACAATGTCATAAGCTGAATCCTGGAACCCTCTCCATGCAGCAGCCGCTGACTGAAGGTTCATCCAGCTAAGCCCGGACATGACGCCAAACACCTGATCTCCCTCTCCGTTATGTCTTAAATATAAGTTTTTGAATTCGTCCGGGAACCGGAACCCGATCAGCTCCTCCACTCCAGTGATTTCCGCTTCCCCAGCTGCAGGATTCAGCAGGTCCTCAACATCCGGTATGTACTCTTTTAAAATCCTGATCAGGCGGCAATCATCTTTTGCATGAAATACAGACATACAGCAGACCCCGTTTCGCAAGTTTGATGTTCTACAGAATATATCCAATATACATTCTTGCTGCTCTTTCGCGCCACTTCCGCTAGATCCCGGTCTCCCGCATCCTGACCATCACCTTCTCCATCCTCTCTTCTAGATCCGCCCCTCTGAACTGCGGCAGCGTCAGCTCACTCACGATTTTCCCGTCACTCATAAATAGAATACGCGTGGTCTTCGCCGCAACTTTGGCGTCGTGGGTGACCAGCATTACGGCTGTCCCTTCGTCGTTAATCTCAGCTAACAGATCCATGATTTCTTCCGCGGCTTCCCGGTTCAGTGCCCCGGTCGGTTCGTCGCCAAAAATAATCCTGGGACGGTTCATCAGCGCCCGGCAAATGCCTGCACGCTGCAGCTGCCCGCCTGACACCTGGGTGATCCCCCGCTTTTCCAGTCCGGCAATGCCGGTCCGGGCCATGAGCAGCCTGGCTCGTTCAGTGATGGCTTTGACGTTCCTCCGGTTGTCCCGCATGGACGGAAGAATGATGTTGTCCAGGATATTCAGATTCTTCATCAGCGTAGGCTGCTGGAACACAAAGCCCATTTCCTTCCGGCGCAGGTCAGCCAGCTCATTTTCTCTAAGTTCCCCCAGCTCCCTGCCGTTAAACACAACCTGACCGCCGTCAACCGTATCCATCCCGCTCAGCGCGAACAAGAGTGTAGACTTTCCCGAACCCGAAGGCCCCATCACCGAAACAAACTCCCCCTCACCGATGCTCACAGATACCCCGTCAAGAACCTTCTGCCGTTCATCGTCATGGCTGTAAATCTTCTCGATCTCTTCACCAGCAATCAACCTTCTCATCATCATGATTCACTCCTTAATATTGCCCGGTATAGTAATGAGTCCCGTACCCGATGTGCCGAAGAGGGTGGCAATAAGCACGGAACCGGTCAGCATCAGCGGACTCAGCAGATAAGCCTGCAGCGGATCCACAACAAAGGTGAAGGATGAGGCGCCAAACGAGGAAATCAGCGAACCCGCCAACCTCTCTCCAAGCGTGTTCGCAAGAAGCGTGCCGAGCCCTATCCCGATCACTAGCACAACTGCCGAACGCGCAAAATACTGTGCCCGCAAATCTGCATCAGTGAAGCCAAGTGATTTCATAACAGCAATGG
Coding sequences:
- a CDS encoding GNAT family protein encodes the protein MFPDNTIEKGEMPVIRMEQFERQDFMQLIGWIESPEFMVQWGGRTFNYPLTEEQLENYIRSNALIYRVVYEENDEVIGHINLTVDPVNNSGRIGKVIVGRRDLQGQGIGQQMVQKLLNIAFGELKLHRVSLGVFDFNHGALACYEKAGFVKDGFLREARKVGSEYWNLWEMSMLEQEWLRRQ
- a CDS encoding DUF1572 family protein, which codes for MIPLITYVLEDMNKQLERMERSLNLLNEDLVWNRTKTSMNSIGNLCLHLAGNEYQNVVSAIGNRPFVRERTREFTAEGGMSKEELIRLLRATRSQSEEILSALTEEDLSREVIIRFEREDWNRMHRSNASEGETCDTRVIGRLLVQVAAHYGYHAGQIVVLAKMLQDNDVHVSGQYH
- a CDS encoding SMI1/KNR4 family protein, translated to MSVFHAKDDCRLIRILKEYIPDVEDLLNPAAGEAEITGVEELIGFRFPDEFKNLYLRHNGEGDQVFGVMSGLSWMNLQSAAAAWRGFQDSAYDIVSGRADAVKEGEYRKGWVPFAEDGGGSFLVMDLEPAAKGSYGQIITLDRNSDISYVLADSLEQFFGFIESGFRNGEIRVTDGEEVMLIERRHGHLFDDVAALTQSDNETNSLIPVSGFWAAYFAEEMDGGYISAAALSKQRMVFIKADAAGKYGAVSLDFLTRMPNLKELIIHAAEIINYDVFKQLPSLTKLVIGGKSFKESGCTVLAVLGEFKGTYLNGPFIKRFVQT
- a CDS encoding ABC transporter ATP-binding protein is translated as MRRLIAGEEIEKIYSHDDERQKVLDGVSVSIGEGEFVSVMGPSGSGKSTLLFALSGMDTVDGGQVVFNGRELGELRENELADLRRKEMGFVFQQPTLMKNLNILDNIILPSMRDNRRNVKAITERARLLMARTGIAGLEKRGITQVSGGQLQRAGICRALMNRPRIIFGDEPTGALNREAAEEIMDLLAEINDEGTAVMLVTHDAKVAAKTTRILFMSDGKIVSELTLPQFRGADLEERMEKVMVRMRETGI